DNA from Daucus carota subsp. sativus chromosome 1, DH1 v3.0, whole genome shotgun sequence:
TTTGCGACTCCAAGATACAAACCCTAATTTGATGTGTCGACTCAAGTACGCCTTTAATTCTCGATTTATTGCAATTCACGAGCACATCTTATTCGTGTTTAACATCAATTCACactttcattcttcaatttattatttcaattataaatttaatttatatctgCTGCAAATTTAAAGAGATGAGGTTTTTGTATGGATTTGCTTTGCTGTGATCTTGATTCATGTTGTTAAATTAGAATTAGTCGTGATGTTATGAGCTTTGAAAGTTAGTTGGATGAAATTGAAGTGTTTAGTATCTGAGTCTCGAAATTCTAGGCTGAATCGATAATTAAATGGGGGAAAAGATGCAGTTTAGGATGAATTTTCGGTTATGTTACGAAGAAGTTGTGTTAGTGTTTGAAGTACATGATTGTAACGGAACGTATTGATGCTTGTTTGTTGGTGTAAAATGGCAAACTTGtttgttggtgtaaaataactgTTAGCGTTTATTATTGATTTTACAACTTACAATTATGATTGATTTTGTTAATATGAATTCACGTGATTGACTCGAAGAGAATTAAGTCGATTGTAATTGTCCGAATTGAGGAATAATATGTTTTTCGAGCTTGTCACATGTGTGGCAGTTTTGTGATGTTTATCACCTTTTGGATAATACATGGCCTTCTTCTTATGATACTGTTCTTTATGTATTGTTTGGTATGTTGAGCTTTATGCTGCAAGTTTATCATAACATTCTATATTGCTCTGCAGTCAAGTTGCTTGATAGTCTGTTATTGCGATTGTTACTAAAGGAAGTACTTCTTGACATTTGGATATCTGTATTGGCAAGTGTAGCTGCTGATGCAGGGTAGTTTATGTTATGGACCTAAATGCCCCTCCAATACCTGAAGGAAATGAAGCCATGTACAGTGAGGTTTTCAGTGAAGATTCAACCCGAATAGAACCGAGGATGACAGCGGCTGAAACTAATCAGCTGGTATTATTTTGACCTAAGCAGTAGTTATGCTTCCCATAAAGTTTAACAAAACATGCCTGAAATGGTTATTGTGCATGTAAAGTTGTCTGCCTTTAGTTTTGATGGGGATATACCAATGCTTGAATGTTCTAATAGTAAATATGAACCCAACAGGATCTTGGTATAGGTATCAAAATGAcctcatttttcttttatttgcaCTTGACACAGATTGCATTAAATATAGATCTCAAGGTGTGTAAATTTTTCAGCTTTGTAATTTGGCCATTACATATGAATTGAAAATATGTAAGATTGTATTCCACAGCTTTTGGCATTTGATAAATTAATGCAGGTCCTCTATTCATCAGGTTGCAGATGGACGACATCCCAAACCAAAAAGAAAGTATCCATATGATAATTCTATGCAAGGTTCTCACAGCTTTAGGAAGAAGAACGAGGGATATGATAGGTATAGCCTACCCTCAGGTAGGTTTTTATAACGTGGGTTCATTTCTGTTATAATCTTTCATATTCGTCTACTATGATTCTAggttttttatatgattaaatctTGAGTTGCCTGTCTTCTTCCATTTTTTTGTGAAAACATACTGTAATTGAATAATCAATGAATTTGTACTGATTATTAAGGTAGAGCATCTCCAGCCCACTCAAACTCCTAGCTAAAGATGAACAAAAGAtaccataaaaaaaaaattataggcaATATGTAAAAATTTCTCCATGTTGGAGCATTCTCATTGtctaaaaatttatacaaccctatgatgttggctatatttgtcgaaccttaAGAGACCTATAGAGATCCGTAGGAAGAATCCACATTATCTATTACCCtaataaaatactatattctatatataacaacttgaaataaCGATAACAtaccatttttaaaatatatccaACCATTATAGCTAGTTCCATTGGAGCACAACGCCTTACAAGTTCAACGGATTTTGCATAATCAGTATTGCAGATATTTTAGCCTACActgttggagatgcttttaATGTCCAGAATTGGGATGAAGTATGAAAACTTATATAAGctcaaaatatcaaattattGTGACTATCCACTTGTTATCAAAAGAAGGAATCATCACTTGTGTACTTCAACTTTATATCATTTTAAGTTACCTGGATGTTTCCATATCTTGACTTTGTGCTTGTCTTGTTTTAAATATCTCTATAGTTTGTCATCAATAGATAAAAGATCTCCATAGCATTATGATTTGATTTGGAAATATCTTGGAAGtcttacatttaaaattttgtgttgCAGGCTGGTTGGATTGCCCTGCTTATGGTGATGAAGTAGATTTTTTTATTCCTTCAAAAGTCCCCCTTGGAGACTCTTTCAGAGAACGAATTAGCCCTGACAAAAGATACACTCCCAGAGATGTTATTTATGAACAAAGGCGCTTGGGAAGAGAGGTTGGTCTTGATAGCTAGTTCTTCGCAGATCACAGTTAACCGtgaaaatttgaaatccccACTTTCAAACGATGGATTgccataattatttaatatcttttattatattacttattctttttattatttatactatatatttatttatttattaaaaagccACATTATTTCAATAGCTTTATGCGGGTGCGCAATAATAAAACAAACTATATATTGCAGACCTAAAAATTCTTTTTGCAGAACCATAATGAAAAGTGTAAATAAATATTGCAGCACACCATAATACAAAGCAATGAGTTTTCACAGGAGTATATGATCTGGCTTTTTTTGCGTTATGAGCACAAAAGAAAGTTATGTTAGCGTTCTTTGGGACTTCAAAGCAGTGGCCTAGTTGCCTGGTCTCCAGCTAGTGTTGTAACTTCTGTGCATCCTATAATGATATTGTCTAGTGCATGCATGCTTAAGTGTATGAGTCTGTTTTCTTACTCATCTTTGTTCTTAACTTCTATATTCCCTGAAACAGTGAAACTATTAGATGATTATTGACCTGCTTTTTAGGTTTACTATAATTTAAGATTAGTTTACCACATTCTGTCCGTACATTTTTGGCACATTCTGTTATCATCTAGTGTAAGCTgttaattgatatttataatCTGCCAAAAAGTGGAATTCCACGATTGACAAGTCCAAATATCGACACTGCTAATATAGCTGCTTAATGTTTCTCCAGCTAGGTTTAGTGATTGATCTTACAAACACTAACCGTTACTATCCAGAATCTGACTGGTTAGACGCAGGCATCAAATATGCTAAAGTAAGAATACTAGAAAAAATCATACTTTTACAAAGTTAATATATAGAAGATGTTAATTCTAACTAGCATGGCACTTTAATATTGATTCAGATCAGATGCCAAGGAAGGGATGCTGTGCCTGACAGTGATTCTGTTGATAGATTTATTCAGGAGGTAACTTGTAGTCTATCTTTGGCCTTTTTAGTTGACTCACTTATGCCATTGCCTTATAATGTGCTATTCTTTATGCATTGACTTAGTTCTTGAGGCATATGTTTTGATAATAGTGAAGTATCTTATGAAAATTAGTATAAAATTCTTTTAGTGTTTGTTGAATGTTTTAATTTAAACTTTGCCTATCCAATCCTCCATAAATGGTGTATATGTGGATAGTTTGATAGAACCGGCTAAACTAAAGAAATATATGAATTGCAATATAATATgtagaatatatttatagatttttgagTTGACAATATATTTGAGATTATGACATTGAcaagtacatatataatatatacatatgtggTGTATAAGGTGTTATATTTATTTGCCCCTTGACTTCTCTATTCTGGCTCCATCTGTTTCTTCGTTTAACCAGTTAAGTTGTTTTACTTTGACATGTTACTGATGAGTGAAGACATACTAATTCATCAAGAAACCTTTTCTCTTTTGATTTATTTGATTGTGAATTTTAGTAACAGGAATTCTGGTGCAGTTCTCTGTTTTTGGATTCcaatatttagttattttgaTTTGGGAATATATTTTCATGGACAAAACAGAATGCTTGGGCTTTACTTGACTTCAATGCTGATTTTGTCTGTATTAAAAATGGCTTATTTGACTTTTTAGTGCCCTCATTAGGTGATGCAATTTAGGTCATATCAGACTCTGGCGGACAAGTTTGTCCTTGTCCATTGTACGCATGGGTTTAATCGCACAGGCTACATGATTGTTCGTTTCCTTGTAGATACTATGTCATTATCGGTCACTGAGGTGGGCACTTCGTTTGCGCTTACAATAAATTCTTCTTTGCATGCATATCGTTCAGGAACTACAGTTTAATTTAATCTGTTGGCCTATCATTCATGTAGGCAGTTGATAAATTTGCAAGAGCACGACCGCCGGGTATATACAAATTGGACTATATAGATGATCTATACAACTTCTATCAGGAAACGAAGCCTCAATCTCTTGTTTGCCCCCAAACTCCAGAGTGGAAGAAATTTTCCGACCAGGAGGATAATGGAGCTACTCATTTGCAAGTATGTACTGTATTTACATCTTCcgaagtaatatttttttgctGATAAATCAGAGAGGTGTATTTGATATGTGTGATTGGTGGAAATATTGTACTAGTAGCTATATATTTAGTTGCTTAGAACCAACCATAAGAAACAATTATCTAGGATTTATCTCTTTTAAGTATATCTTTCTTAAACTTGAAACTATTCAGTTTCGTCTCGAAGGAAAACTTGTCAAAAGAGTCAATATCTCCAGAATGCAAGAGAACCTGAAAAATAGTGATTTTTTTTACAATCAATTGTGTAATTAACATGATAACAAATCTAGTTTCATGTATCATGTTGGTTTACTCTCTGAATTAGTGTATACGTGATAATGTCTTATTGTAATTCAGTTATAGTATGAAATTAGGTTGGTTTTAATCTTTATACAATATTATTCcaacttaaaaattaatcatttacttCACCTTTTGAATTGTTATCTAAACATTCGTTTAGCCTGTTCTGTTCATGCCAAAGAAACCAATTTTTGATCATGAAAACAATACAAATGTTGTTTTTTAAGTTTCAAGTTATTGTAGTGTGTGCCTCAAACTAAACTAGCATAAGCATGGTATTTGGTTATTGTAGCGTGTCCTGTGTAATATTGTAATACAAAGACTATAACTCGGACATCCATAGCTTAATCTTTTGATACTGCAGGACACTGTAACGGCATCAGTGAATATGACAAATGACGATATTCTTGGAGATTCCGTGCCTTCCAACCAGATAGAAGCATTGAGGCAATTTTGCCTGCAAGCGTTGAAATTGAATGTGCAGGTTTGCACTTGTTGACTTTTgtgttatttatttgtttaggcatgattaagtttgttaacataaTTTTGCAgtaattgatttgtttaatcTGGTTGCCCTGATGGACATGCGGAGCTGTTTAATTCTATAGCTCTAcctttttgatatttatataggGCATATATttactccccccccccccccccccccccccccccctctcccccaagaaaaatattacaataaaTTTGGAACCCATTTGGTTTATATTTCTGAAGTTCTCACTATCCCTCATGGTATTTTGCAGTATCTTTTTTCTAATATGACTTCTTTTATTTGTTCAGGGCAGAGGAAAGCCACAATTTCCGGGGTCACACCCTGTCTCTCTCAGCAGGTGAAGTTATTATATTCCTGTTTGAAGTTAGAGTTATTTTTCTATACTCTCTTCTTCAATTGTATTACGTAGTATATGTGCTTCTGCTGAACTTccctcatttttttatatatccgTTCTATCACAAATTTGAGTGTAGGAAATCTTTTTAGGCTATTATGTTTTCTGGAAAAGTGTTTGCTGCATATGGCATCGTTAAGTTAGTTTACATTAGTTACTTGTTGCATAAAGAGTTGTATGTAGGTGGAGTGAAATTTAATAGGTTATACACATCCATCCAAATAAAGGTGATACACATCCATCCAAATACATTCTGTAGATGCAGGAGAAGCACTGAAGTAAAAAACTACCTATATGTAGGTTTAGTCCCAGACAAAGAAGTTAAGATATTAAATGCACACCCAACATCTGTGCTATTTCTCCTTTAATCCAAACTAACATATTTTTGAGCCATAAATCAGCTTCAGAAACCTAGATTATTGAGACTCCAGTTTGAAAGTACTCAAATACCATTCTGTAATCTTCTATGATTCCTTCTATTATGTTGTGAACTGCATATTTAGAGGTAGAATCCCAAGTAAGTAAAAATACAGAACAGCAATGGAGGTCGAGAGCCGTATCTAGAATAGATGTGTTCAGCCTTCGGTGTGAgatagagggagggagggagggggagccGGAGCtagagggggagagagggagggggagggggagggagacAATCAAAAGGAAGATAAAATAGAAGATATTGTCCAGATCGAAAAGGATCACATCAACTGTACATTCTGATCTCTGTTACCCAGACTACTCGATTTTGGCCTTTTACTCGTGTTGGCTGGAGATGACATGGGTGTGGGTACAGGATCCGAGTCCGATTTTTCATATTGAAACCGGACACTTCATTATGTAACAACCAAAGTTTAGATTGATATAAAAGGCAAGGTTCATTTATGACTTTTTCTATGTTATCCTTTGACTCCATGACACGGATATGACACATATAACGTGTATAAGGTTAATTTAATTGGTTGAAGACACTAAACACACATACTGTTTTAGATGTAAAATGGATTAAGAGCATATAAATTTTTCCTTATGTTAAGCTTATATCCTGAGTCCCCGTGCCTCTGTCCGATTTTGGACTCACATCCAAgaattatttcataaaaataaggATCCGACACTTGGATCCGCACCAGTGTCGGACAGCCGTACCTGAGTCCGGGTAACTTAGTTTCTGATAATTGGGTACATGAGGACTCTTTCCTTTTGCGGACATGGGAATAAGTGATTAATAAGCAAGTatagtatataattaaaaatcgaATATGATTTTGAAAAAGACTTTGCAAATTAAGTATCTTCTTCTCTTCCTCTTAATACCCATTTCTCCAGCATTCTTCTTGCATCCATGTTTATCTCATATATGGTACTAGTCAGTCAAAGTGTCCACATTTCAGTCAGGACCTGACACGAAATAAATGCCGTGTCAGGAGTGTCTAATATGGTCATTGGCGTATCACAGCCAAAAGCGAAGAGTCAAAGTAACATAGCAGCAACCCATATAGCAAATCATTGAGAAATCTGTCACTGTACAAGAGATATAGCAGTTAGCTATTGTCACACTACCTGAGAGCACCTAGCAGAAGATTGGTAACCCAAAACACCAATCAGAAGTGAGCTAGATATAGTTGTCACTGAAGTGGTTAGATTAACAGTTTTAGACTATAGATCTTTttaaaaagagaagagaagaagaataGACCTGTTTTGGTAATGGTTGAAGCATGGTTCAAGTGTGGAGGACATACAGTAAATGTAAAAGAGAAGCCAAGGGGGAATAGGTTGAGAGTTGAGACTCAAGTGATGTCAAGTCAAGTACCCAAAACTCTATATTCTGTGTAAGAGAATATGAAACTCTAAATATCCGTGCATTATTGCTGGTTAAGTTTCTTACCCTCAAGTTGCTATTTGTAATTTGGAGTGGTTCTGTATAGTTCAgttaagttttgaaaaatatttgaaaccaaatatgtatgttttttaCTGCAGGGATAACCTGCAGCTTTTAAGACAACGGTATTACTACGCCACATGGAAAGCTGATGGAACGCGATATCTAATGCTAATAACTTGGGATGGCTGTTACTTAATCGATAGAAATTTTTTCTTTCGGAAGGTCCAGTTACGGTTTCCATGCAAAAATGTAAATGAGGTATTGTTTCCCATCTTGATGAAGAACCTGTTTTACAGAGCATTGGCCACACGATTCATTTTGCaagataatttcttttttttttttcctgacaaATGTTTGCTTGTCATAGGGTATTGATGGGACTACTCATCATTATACTTTGCTAGACGGAGAGATGGTTATTGACACTGAGCCAAGTACAAGGAAACAGGAAAGAAGATATCTCATTTATGATCTAATGGCAATCAATAATGTATCTCTTGTAGAGGTTAGATATAATTGGTTTACTTAAGTTTGTGTATGAAAGCTCTAAGATTTGCTTTCATACTTTGACAATGTTAATTTGatgacccccccccccccccccccccttccccCCGGGTCCCCCAGTGTTCTTGTGCTTAGTCTTTTATGTCCAGTTGTTTGCGAACTCCTGAATATACCATTAGTTTTCTTGTCAATGTTTTTGCTTTATGTGggaatattttagatattttaaatttgtaatacATTAAAAATCCCCTGCGCAAATTATCTGAGTGTTTGTGCTTCTCTTTATCTATGTGCgtgcatgttttttttttaattccatTGATGCTGATGTTTTGAGGAcacttatataattatcaatgaTATTTTGCAGCGACCTTTCCATGAGAGGTGGATGATACTTGAGAATGAAGTGATAAAACCCCGAAACCATGAGCGAAACATGTTGTACAAGAGTCGGAATCCTTATTATAGATATGACCTGGAACCCTTTAGAGTATGTGCTTTGGTTACCTCTGAGCTATGATTTTGTGCTCAGATTCAATTCCATGCACTGAGTGGTGATATCATGCTTAGTATTGCATAGATAATTAATATGTACTCATATACATATTCTAGGTGAGAAGGAAGGATTTTTATCTACTCTCTGCTGTCACTAAGCTTCTGCGCGAGTTCATTCCAAAGCTTTCACATGAAGCTGATGGTTTAATCTTTCAGGTACTAGGGATACTGAATCTAAATGGCAAGACCTTTTCAAGTGTGCAGTTTGCAATGCTATGTTGAATGAAGCCGATTTTCTGTCATGTGCATATGTGATAAAATTGGACGTTTCACCATTAATCATCTGACTCtttttttacattatatatatatatatatatatatatatatatatatatattgtacaaAATCTTGAGATTCTtttgtagttttttttatttaaagcaTATTTACATTAGGAATAGGgacttttttctttctttatgcGGAAGTATGTGGCCACTTGACTGTTGTGTTAAAGGAAGTATGATAATGTTTTTGTCTGTCTCTCTGATTATTTGCAAATCTAGCTCCCAGAGTCCAGGCTCTGTATCTGTTTCAATCTTGAAAAATTAGTGAAAAATCTTCGACAAGATGGGGAAATGCTGTAAAAATATTAAAGCTCATCTCAATACCCCAGTCATGATATCAGAAGATTGTTGTAGTAAAGCAAATGTTACaaccagacttgcttggatttTTTTCTTGGCATTTACTTCGAAGACAAACAATTAAGTTCGTCCTAGTTTGTTTTTAGTCTTCTAGCTGAGTTCAGCTTTTACCCAAGCATGTGGTTTTCATAGTCTTTTTTAGGGTAGATACCATTTGTTGGCTGAAGGATGGTGCCTCATGCAAGGCCTTTGTGACTCAGCATGAGGCTTCTAGCTAGTAATTAATGAGTATGCGTTTTGAACATGTCAATGGGTTGGATGGTTTCAGACTTGCCCGTTGTGTTGTGTTAGTAGATAGTTAAATGTATTTAATGTTTAAGTTGAAGCTAGATTTTAACCAGGTGGATTTAGTTTTATACTAATGAAGAAGTTTCTTAAATGATTGATATAAACGAAAACTTCTTACATAGCAAAAGAGTTCGTAAGCTGCATACTTCTACATAAAAATTCAAGGTGAAAGTTCCTGGACACAAGTGGACTTGTTATGCATGATTAGCTATATTACATATCTTTAGGTTTTAATATACAGTCAAAATGAAGTGTCGCTAGCAAAAGAGTTCGTAAGCTGCATACTTCTACATAAAAATTCAAGGTGAAAGTTCCTGGACACAAGTGGACTTGTTATGCATGATTAGCTATATTACATATCTTTAGGTTTTAATATACAGTCAAAATGAAGTGTCGCCTAATGGTCTCTAAATGACAGGGGTGGGATGATCCTTATGTACCCCGGACGCATGAAGGCCTTTTAAAATGGAAATTTCCAGAGATGAACTCAGTTGACTTCCTTTTTGAGGTTGTTCTCTATTGTAATTTATTCAGATTTTCGTGTTCACTTATTATATCAACATCTGAATGCAAGTTATTTTGACAGGTAGAGAATAGCCGTCGTTTACTTTTTCTAAATGAACGGGGGAAGAAAAAGCTAATGAATGGACATAGAGTTGTTTTTAAAGGTGAACTGCAAGTTTCCTGTTGTGATTGCTGTTAATCATGTTTAGGAGCATCTTGAGAGCCATTTTATCCTATTCTATGAGTAGTTAATAACTTGATAGTGTTTTCAATTTAAAATGGATGGAGAGATTGGCCAAAACATGTTATGTGCCagcttgtttgaatttttaatctTCTGACGTTATGACTGTTCGCAGATGAGTCTGAAATATACTCATTTTCGGGTAAGATTATTGAGTGTTCGTGGAACCCGGAGGATAGAGTTTGGATCTTTATGCGAATAAGGGTGGACAAATCTACTCCAAATGAATTCAATACCTTCAAGAAGGTATATCTTGTgcatttaataattttctaatGGGAGGGTTAGTTACCATTAGGGCAAACCCTCTACCTCAATTTcgttaaataaattaacacaTCATTTACATCATGTTTCAAACAATTGACAGGTCATGAGGAGCATTAATGATAATATCACGGAGGAAGTTGTGTTGAATGAGATAAGTGAGATTGTTCGCCTTCCAATGTATGCTGAAAGGATAAGCAAGGATTGTCGAGCATTTGTCAGAACAGCCCAACGCAAATGAGTAGCATCATGGTACCCACCATGGCGCTTCATACTTAGAATCAGTCACCTAATACCATAACACCATAATATAAATTACTTTGATCAAATATACAAAAGTTGCCTTTGACTTCCTTGCCAAAGTCCACAATGTATACCTAGAAAAAGAAAGTTGTTTCCCTAAAAATTGCAGGTGAGACTGAGAAGCAGTTTACAGTTGGGAGTGAacatttaaatttcatttgCTCCTACAAAGCTAACACACCTGGCCTGACTTGACTTCATTTTACATGTGGGGAAAATTTAATAGACCAAAGGTATCTGTATCACTTATTTGTGGAAACTGCTTAGTTTGTTGCAATCGACGTGAGGGAAGGTATAGTTCAACACCTTATCAGGTTTGTATATTGAAATGCAATGAAGCAGACTGATCGTTGAATACACACCGACAGGACTTTGCTCCAAGAAGTTAGAAGTTGGTAGACTAGAAATGAAAATGAAGGAACATAAGTGTAAAATTCGTTTATTTTGCAAGCAATATTAGAATACGAGTATTTGTTTGAAGTATAGCGGCTGCAGCCTGCAGGTGTGCTGTATCAggtttgcaattttttttatgcaGACGGACTTGACAATTGGTATTGTGTGTACTTTTGAGTTTCGTATTTATGATGTTAAATCTATGTCTATACTCGCGAACgattaataaaaacatataaggATATTGCGCGTATGTGTATAGGGTTGTATTCCACAGAGAACGTCTTAAATCAAAGAACAaacaaaacttttataataCTTCATTTTTTACTGAAaatgtttttgtgtgtgtgtgtatgtttgTGATCAAATACAAAGCAATCCtcgaataaaaacaaaaaatcaatataattaaattaaaattctatatAATTTAGTAATATTCACTTCGCAACtaatga
Protein-coding regions in this window:
- the LOC108205048 gene encoding uncharacterized protein LOC108205048 isoform X1 encodes the protein MDLNAPPIPEGNEAMYSEVFSEDSTRIEPRMTAAETNQLVADGRHPKPKRKYPYDNSMQGSHSFRKKNEGYDRYSLPSGWLDCPAYGDEVDFFIPSKVPLGDSFRERISPDKRYTPRDVIYEQRRLGRELGLVIDLTNTNRYYPESDWLDAGIKYAKIRCQGRDAVPDSDSVDRFIQEVMQFRSYQTLADKFVLVHCTHGFNRTGYMIVRFLVDTMSLSVTEAVDKFARARPPGIYKLDYIDDLYNFYQETKPQSLVCPQTPEWKKFSDQEDNGATHLQDTVTASVNMTNDDILGDSVPSNQIEALRQFCLQALKLNVQGRGKPQFPGSHPVSLSRDNLQLLRQRYYYATWKADGTRYLMLITWDGCYLIDRNFFFRKVQLRFPCKNVNEGIDGTTHHYTLLDGEMVIDTEPSTRKQERRYLIYDLMAINNVSLVERPFHERWMILENEVIKPRNHERNMLYKSRNPYYRYDLEPFRVRRKDFYLLSAVTKLLREFIPKLSHEADGLIFQGWDDPYVPRTHEGLLKWKFPEMNSVDFLFEVENSRRLLFLNERGKKKLMNGHRVVFKDESEIYSFSGKIIECSWNPEDRVWIFMRIRVDKSTPNEFNTFKKVMRSINDNITEEVVLNEISEIVRLPMYAERISKDCRAFVRTAQRK
- the LOC108205048 gene encoding uncharacterized protein LOC108205048 isoform X4 codes for the protein MQGSHSFRKKNEGYDRYSLPSGWLDCPAYGDEVDFFIPSKVPLGDSFRERISPDKRYTPRDVIYEQRRLGRELGLVIDLTNTNRYYPESDWLDAGIKYAKIRCQGRDAVPDSDSVDRFIQEVMQFRSYQTLADKFVLVHCTHGFNRTGYMIVRFLVDTMSLSVTEAVDKFARARPPGIYKLDYIDDLYNFYQETKPQSLVCPQTPEWKKFSDQEDNGATHLQDTVTASVNMTNDDILGDSVPSNQIEALRQFCLQALKLNVQGRGKPQFPGSHPVSLSRDNLQLLRQRYYYATWKADGTRYLMLITWDGCYLIDRNFFFRKVQLRFPCKNVNEGIDGTTHHYTLLDGEMVIDTEPSTRKQERRYLIYDLMAINNVSLVERPFHERWMILENEVIKPRNHERNMLYKSRNPYYRYDLEPFRVRRKDFYLLSAVTKLLREFIPKLSHEADGLIFQGWDDPYVPRTHEGLLKWKFPEMNSVDFLFEVENSRRLLFLNERGKKKLMNGHRVVFKDESEIYSFSGKIIECSWNPEDRVWIFMRIRVDKSTPNEFNTFKKVMRSINDNITEEVVLNEISEIVRLPMYAERISKDCRAFVRTAQRK
- the LOC108205048 gene encoding uncharacterized protein LOC108205048 isoform X2, with product MDLNAPPIPEGNEAMYSEVFSEDSTRIEPRMTAAETNQLVADGRHPKPKRKYPYDNSMQGSHSFRKKNEGYDRYSLPSGWLDCPAYGDEVDFFIPSKVPLGDSFRERISPDKRYTPRDVIYEQRRLGRELGLVIDLTNTNRYYPESDWLDAGIKYAKIRCQGRDAVPDSDSVDRFIQEAVDKFARARPPGIYKLDYIDDLYNFYQETKPQSLVCPQTPEWKKFSDQEDNGATHLQDTVTASVNMTNDDILGDSVPSNQIEALRQFCLQALKLNVQGRGKPQFPGSHPVSLSRDNLQLLRQRYYYATWKADGTRYLMLITWDGCYLIDRNFFFRKVQLRFPCKNVNEGIDGTTHHYTLLDGEMVIDTEPSTRKQERRYLIYDLMAINNVSLVERPFHERWMILENEVIKPRNHERNMLYKSRNPYYRYDLEPFRVRRKDFYLLSAVTKLLREFIPKLSHEADGLIFQGWDDPYVPRTHEGLLKWKFPEMNSVDFLFEVENSRRLLFLNERGKKKLMNGHRVVFKDESEIYSFSGKIIECSWNPEDRVWIFMRIRVDKSTPNEFNTFKKVMRSINDNITEEVVLNEISEIVRLPMYAERISKDCRAFVRTAQRK
- the LOC108205048 gene encoding uncharacterized protein LOC108205048 isoform X3 — protein: MDDIPNQKESIHMIILCKVLTALGRRTRDMIGWLDCPAYGDEVDFFIPSKVPLGDSFRERISPDKRYTPRDVIYEQRRLGRELGLVIDLTNTNRYYPESDWLDAGIKYAKIRCQGRDAVPDSDSVDRFIQEVMQFRSYQTLADKFVLVHCTHGFNRTGYMIVRFLVDTMSLSVTEAVDKFARARPPGIYKLDYIDDLYNFYQETKPQSLVCPQTPEWKKFSDQEDNGATHLQDTVTASVNMTNDDILGDSVPSNQIEALRQFCLQALKLNVQGRGKPQFPGSHPVSLSRDNLQLLRQRYYYATWKADGTRYLMLITWDGCYLIDRNFFFRKVQLRFPCKNVNEGIDGTTHHYTLLDGEMVIDTEPSTRKQERRYLIYDLMAINNVSLVERPFHERWMILENEVIKPRNHERNMLYKSRNPYYRYDLEPFRVRRKDFYLLSAVTKLLREFIPKLSHEADGLIFQGWDDPYVPRTHEGLLKWKFPEMNSVDFLFEVENSRRLLFLNERGKKKLMNGHRVVFKDESEIYSFSGKIIECSWNPEDRVWIFMRIRVDKSTPNEFNTFKKVMRSINDNITEEVVLNEISEIVRLPMYAERISKDCRAFVRTAQRK